The window GGAACACCGGGCAGAGGTGCTGATTCGCATCATTCCAATTCAATATTTTAATCGGAAAATGACATTCCGACGAAGCACTTGATTCCAGCGGCCGGCCGAGTGGAAAGAACTTTTCCAGCGTGTGGCAAGGATCTTTCCGGTAGGGAGGCCAAATCAACGACCTGCTTTCCGTTGGAGCACCAAAAAAGATTGGATTGTGCAGTCCACTCGAGTGAAAAACCGATCGGGATCTGCGTTCGCCCGGTGGTTTTGACTCTCCCTGCGTGATTTGGTCTGGGAAGTGCGTTCCCAGAAGCGTGCAGTTTCTCGCGAGTGATGTCGGCTCAGTCTTCCCGGAGCGACTCGGCGGGAGCATCGGTTTTGTCCTGGAAGTGTGCGAGTGAAAACGTCGTCGTTGCGATTCGGCTTGTTGTCGGTGTGGCTGTGTTGTCAGGTGGTGGGTGGATCGGCCGCGACGATCGCTGACGAGTTGGATTGGGCCAATTGGCGTGGTCCGTTTCAAAACGGAACCTCACCTGAAACAGGATTGATCGATCGCTTCGATCCCAAAGGCGGTTCGGGAAGCAACGTTCTTTGGAAGAGCGAGATAGCCTCGGGGATCTCCACACCGATCGTGATGAACGGGCGTGTGTTCACGATCGTGCGTGACCAGCCGGGGACGTCCCAGGACGCCGAGAAGGTGATTGCCTTGGACGCTGATTCGGGCGATCTGCTGTGGGAGAACGTGTACAACGTTTTTCTGTCGGATCTGCCAGCGGAACGCGTGGGGTGGTCGAATGTTTGTGGCGACCCAGAACTGGATCGAGTGTATGCGCTCGGAGCATGTTGTTTGTTGCAGTCGATCGATGCGACAACGGGCGAGACCGCTTGGTCTCGATCGCTGAGTGAAGAGTTCGGGATGCTCAGCACTTATGGCGGCCGAACCAACACTCCAGTGATCTATGAGAACTTGGTCATCATCAGTGGTGTGACCACCGGTTGGGACGCGACCGCTCGCCCTGCTCATCGCTTCTTTGCGTTTGACAAGCAATCCGGGACGCTGGTTTGGAGCGTGAGCACACGACCATTGCCAGAAGACACCACCTTCAGCACACCAATCATCAAGGTCATCGGTGGACAGCCCGTGATGGTCGCCGGCAGCGGTGACGGAGACGTTTATGGTATCCAGCCTCGCACGGGAAAGATCCTGTGGCACGAACCTGTCTCACGGCGAGGGATCAACACGTCCGTCGCAGTGGACAGCGAAGGCAACGTTTACACCACACATGGGGAAGAGAACCCAGAGGGCACCGCGATGGGAGCGGTTGTTCGAATTGATGCGACCCACGCCTCACTGGAATCGGCTTCCGCGGAAGTTTGGCGAACCGAAGAGATCATGTGCGGCAAGAGTTCTCCGTTGCTGGTGGGTGATCGGTTGTACGTTGTCGAAGACTCGTCCCGGTTGCGAGTGCTGAATCGCGAAACGGGAGAAGAGGTTTGCCCACCGGTGAAGTTGGGGACGGCGATGCGTGGCAGTTTGTTGTATGCCGATGGCAAAATTTATGGTTGCACGTCGCAAGGTGTCTTTCATGTGCTGAAGCCAACCGAGGAAGGGATTGAGTCCGTCTTCAAGGTTCGCTTGCCACGCGGTCATGAAGTGGGAGGATCGCCCATTGTGTCTCACGGCCGAATCTATCTGCCGACGACTGGTGGACTGTTCTGTCTTGAAAACGAAAGTGATGCGGGATCGAATTCGGTGGCAACGGTGAAAGTGTCATCTGAAGCGTTCGAGCCCGAGTTGCCGGTCAGCGACGATCCTGAAATCGCTCAATTGCAACTCATCCCCGCCGAGGCGATGGTTCGTCCCGGCGAGGTGATTTCGTACGAAGTGGTCGCGTTCAATTCGCGAGGCCAGCGATTGGAATTGCCACTTGATGGACTGACGTTTGAAGCGGAAGGAGCGGGGGCCGTCGGTCGTGACGGGGTGTTCCAAGCAGATGGTCAAATGCAACACGGTGCCGTCACCGTGAATGTCCGTAGAGGCGAACTTTTGGCAACCTCAAGAGTCCGGGTGGTGCCGTCGTTGCCGTGGGCCTTTGATTTTTCCGATGGCGAAGTTCCGATCACTTGGGTGGGGGCACGCTACCGACATGAGGCTCGATCGGTTGATGGCGAACCGGTGATTGCGAAGGTTTCGACGATCCCCAAGGGAACTCGCAGCCAAGCGTGGTTCGGTCCAACGGACTTGCACAACTACACCATCACTGCGGATGTGAAAGCACAATCGGGGACGAGCAAGTTGCCGGACATGGGAGTCATCGCTCAGCGTTATGTATTGGACCTGATGGGTGAATCTCAAAAGCTGCAGATTCGAACCTGGGCGGCTCAGTTGCGGATGGCTCAGAGTGTTCCGGTGCAGTGGGAAGCGGGAGTTTGGTACACGCTGAAATTGCAGGCGAGTTTGGAAGATGGCAAAGCGATTCTGAAGGGCAAGGTTTGGCCTCGCGAAGAAGCGGAGCCCGATGCCTGGACGGTGACCGCGATTGATGAGGCTCCCAACCGCAATGGCAGCCCGGGTTTGTTTGGCAATGCCACCAACGCCGAGTACTTCATCGACAACGTGAACGTGCGAGAGAACTGAGGTTCTCGTCCGCAGTCAGGTTTGTGACGTTTTTTACTAAGCAGGTCGGCAGGAGTTTTTCGGCATTTGAACTGTTTTGGCAAACGCCACTGTTCCCGCGGGCAACCGGGACTAACAGCCTGTTGATTTAGTCGTATACCGAGTGACAACAATTAGCCGATGGGCGTTAGCCCCGGTTGGCGTCTGACTAACCGCCGCTAACGCGGTACGGCTCATTAAATCAACAGCCCGCTAACGCCCAAACGGCTCACATGGTTTTGCCCGATCATTGCTGCCGACGTGTTTAGGTCCGCTTCGTTTCTCTTTCGTGATTCATGATTCCGTTGTCTCCATCGTCCACTGCGCCGTCGCCCTCCAAAGTCACCGTAGCCATCGTTTGTTTCATTGCAGCGATTGGGTTTGCGTTTGATATTTATGAACTGTTGATGTTGCCGTTGATCCTGCGGCCTGCCTTGCAGGAACTCGGTGGGATCTCACCCGGCACGCCGGAGTTTGAGTATTGGCGTGGCATGTTGTTCTTTGTTCCCGCGATGGTGGGTGGGATCTTTGGTTTGTTTGGCGGTTACCTCACCGACCTGTGGGGGCGGCGACGTGTGTTGACCTACAGCATTCTGCTGTACGCTTTCGCGGCGCTGGCCAGCGGCTTTGTGACCTCCATCGGGATGCTGTTGTTTCTGCGATGTTTGGTGTTCGTGGGCGTTTGTGTGGAGTTCGTTGCGGCGGTCGCTTGGGTGGCGGAGTTGTTTCCCAATGTCAAGCATCGCGAAGCGGCGCTGGGGTACACACAAGCGTTCTCTTCCGTCGGTGGTTTGCTGGTCACGGCCGCGAATTATTTGGCGATTCAGTATGCCAGTTCGTTGCCGGAAATTGCGGGCGGCCATGAGGCGTGGCGTTACACGGTTGTCTCCGGTGTGATTCCCGCAATCCCGTTGATCATGATTCGTCCGTTTCTTCCTGAGTCACCTCAGTGGGCGGCCAAGAAGGCGGCCGGCACGTTGCAGCGTCCCAGCATCGCGGCTTTGTTTGCACCGAATCTGCGTCGCACAACGATCATCACGACGTTGATGTTCGCGTGCAGCTATGGTGCGGCGTTTGGAGCGTTGCAACAAGTTCCATCGATCGTGCCTGGACTGCCACAGGTGCGATCTCAGACCGATGGTTTGCCGGTGCCTGCGGCGAAGAAGATCGAGCAAGAGACCGCGGCAACGGTCAACGGCTATCAGGAGATTGGCGGCTTGCTAGGGCGTTTTGCGCTGGCGGCGTTGGCCGTTGCGATCGTGAGTCGGCGTTGGTTGCTGCGGCTGTTCCAGTGGCCTGGTTTGGTGATCGTTCCATTGGTGTTCTTCTTTCCGGCTCGTGACAACTTGGATTTGCTCAAGTGGGGAATCCTGTTGTGCGGTTTCTTCACGGTGGCCCAGTTTAGTTTTTGGGGCAACTATCTTCCGCGAGCTTTCCCGTTGCATCTTCGCGGGACGGGCGAGAGTTTTGCCGCGAACATTGGCGGCCGGATGATCGGGACTTCGTTCGCCGCCGTCACCGCATGGCTGACGACGATGTTGCCTTCGGGCAGCACCGCGATCGCGGCAGCTTGCGTGGTGTTGTTTGTTTATCTGGCCGGATCGGTGCTGTCGTTCTGGTTGCCAGAACCATTGGCAGAAGAAGCGTAGGCAATAGCGTTGTTGCTACCGCGTACAACTGGGGCGAACGATGGGCTGCAAAATGTTTGCTATTCGCGTTCTGATAGCGAATGCAATTTTTCTTCCGGCCAATGTCTTTCTTCATCTCGGTAGGGATTTCAGATGGTAGCCGGGGGTTGCTGCGTCGCAGCGTACCCCCGGAACACGAGCTCCCATAAAACTCTCCATCCCGCCGTGGCCTTTGGCCACGGCGGGATGGAGAGTGACGGCGTGGGACGGGTGTCCGTCGGTGGCGCTATCGCTGACCGACGGCTACCATCTGACATCCCTACCGGGATGAAAACTTGCGCAAACGCATGGCCGACACAAGCCCAAACATTTCGCAGCCCAGACGATCGCTGGGCTGTCAAACTGGAGGGTTGACTTGGTTCTGGACTGCGCAAGTTCTTGCCCCAACGGGGCAGCCCTATCACAGCCCAGGGCAACGCCTTTTGAAGTTGCGCTTTTTCCTCGAATGGCCAACGGCCTCGTTCAACATAGCCAGGGGCATCGCCCCTGGAGCAGAAAAACACGACCCCATTTTGGCCAACGGCCAAATTCAATTCAAAACATGTGGGTTGATGTTGGCCGTTGGCCAACTCATTTCCCTTCGTTCTCGATCCCTGGGGCGATGCCCCAGGCTACGATGACGAAGGCCTTTGGCCAACAAAACCGAATGCAAAAGCGCAACTTCAAAAGCAACGCCCTGGGTTGCGATTCTTCTCAGGGATCATTCCATCCAGGGTGATCGCACATTCGCGATAGCGGGCCGCCAACGGGTACTTTGCTTCGAGGGTCGCTGATTCTGAAAGCAGCTCATGAGCGATCACAAAGTGGTTGGCTGTGGCTTGCGTCCAGGCTTGTTCGGCCAGTTGTTTGGCTTTTGCGGCGTCCGCCTCGACTCGCCGCAGCCATTCGGCCGCGTCTCGCCAGCACGATGCCTCTTCGCCACGCAGGGCGCGTGCGGCCAGCAAGGCTTGCCGGCTGGTGAGCCCGCAAAGATTGAGCTTTCGCGAGCCGAATGCGGTTTCCCAGCAACAGCCCACCCAACCACTTTGTGCCGAGTCGATGGTTTGCCGCAATGATTCCGACATTCTAAAAGCTTGGGGAAAGACGAGACTCGCTTGATACCATCCGACGATCGCCAACATACAATTGGTATCGCGGAGCCGTTGATTGCAAACGGTGTTCCTGCGTCGTGTTCCATTCACTCCCAATTGCCGTTATTCGCAACCGTTTGTTTTTGATCTCGTTTGTCATCGCTCTGGCAGCCAATTTGGTTCTGCTTGGGGTGGCGTATGCCAACGGTTCGCCTTGGGTGGGCTATTTGGTGATGTTGGTGTTGCTCATTGCATTGGGGGGCAGTCGTTGCTGCGAAATTCGGCCATCAAAGCCGGTGCCTCCGCCCGACACGATGATGCTGTCGCAGATCGAGCGACGCCGTCAGCGACTCGAATCATTGGGGACGCTCGCCAGCGGGATTGCACACGACCTGAACAATTTGCTGACTCCGATTTTGATGAGCGGCAAGATGCTGCAACGCGAAACGCCGAACTTGGACCGGGCGGCTTTGGTGGACACGATTGTCAGTGGTGCCAGTCGCGGGGCGGACTTGATCGCTCAGTTGCTTACATTCGCAAGAGGCGGCGATGGCGTTCCGGCACGAATTGCGTTGAGCGAGTTGCTGCCAGAGATCGTGCGTATCTTGGAACGGACGGTGGGCGGTGAAATCGAGGTGGTGCTGGACGTGCAACCCGATTTGCCCGATGTGATCGGCGATGAAACGGAGCTCAGCCAAGTGGTGATGAATTTGGCGATCAACGGCCGTGATGCGATGGACGGTGCTGGGCGACTGAGTGTCCGAGCGAGGTCCTGGGAACTCAGCGGGGATCGATCGTTTTCTTACACCGTACTGCCACCGGGTCGGTATGTGATGGTCAGTGTGACGGATACCGGTCGTGGCATGGAGGATGCGATCCGAGACCGTATTTTTGAACCTTTCTTTTCGACCAAGCAACGTGGTCAGGGAACGGGACTGGGGCTGAGCACCACCATCGGTATCATCAAGAGCCATGGTGGAGCCATCGAAGTGGACTCGGTTCTTGGGGAAGGCACCACAATCAATGTCATCCTACCGATTGCGACTTCATGAACGATTGCAGAACCCTGTTGGTTGTCGACGACGACCCTCTCATTTTGCAGTGCATGCAATTGTGTTTGCCCGCACCGGACTACCGCGTGGTGACGGCGGTGACCGCTGCCAAGGGGCTGGAGTTGTTTCGTGAGACGGACCCTGATGCGGTGTTGCTGGACATCCAGTTGCCGGATCAATCAGGTCTCGCATTGATTCATGAATTTCGCGAAATGGATCGTCGGGTTCCAGTGATCCTGATGACGGGCCATGGAACCGCTGAGACCGCAATCACGGCGATCAGTGGCGGCGCGTTCGAGTACATCACCAAACCGTTTGAACCCGATGGGATTCTCCCGCTGATTGATTCAGCACTCGAAACCAGCCGGATGGCTCGACGTCCCGCGGAGTTGCCAACCGATTCGGGGCAGCCACTCGATCGTTCCAAGGCAACGGCGGCGGATTTGATTCTCGGCAGTTGCCCAGCCATGGTCGATGTTTTTCGAAGCATTGGCCGAGTCGCGTCTCGGGATGCAGCGGTGCTGATCTTGGGCGAAACCGGGACGGGCAAGGAAGTGGTGGCTCGGGCGATCTACCAACACAGCCAACGACATGATCAAGTCTTTCACGCGATCAACTGCGCCGCGATTCCGGAAGCGTTGCTCGAGAGTGAGTTGTTCGGTCATGAACGAGGGTCGTTCACCGGAGCCGATCAACGAAGGATTGGTAAGTTCGAGATTTGCAACGGAGGCACATTGTTTCTCGACGAGATCGGAGACATGACGCCGGTGATGCAAACAAAACTACTGCGTGTGTTGCAGGAGAAAGAGTTTGAGAGGGTTGGCGGAAGCAAACCGATCAAGACCGATGTTCGAATATTGGCCGCGACCAACCGCGATTTGGAATCGGCGATGGCCGACGGATCGTTCCGCAGCGATTTGTTTTATCGTTTGAACGAATTCACGATTGAACTGCCGCCGCTGCGTGAACGTGGGGAGGATGTGGCTCGAATGGCGGAGCATTTCTTTTCGCTGTTCGCTGACCAACTTGGCAAGGACTTTGTTTCCATTGCACCTGAAACGATGCAGCGGTTGATGGCTCATTCATGGCCGGGCAATGTTCGAGAATTGCAGGGGATCGTGAAGCAGACGCTCCTCAAGGCAAGCGGTCCGGTCATCGTTCCCGCATTTTTACCGAGTGGGTTTGGAGAATCCTCCAGCCCTGGGAACAACGTGGAAATTTCCAATGGCTGGGAATCCGAGGTGTCGAAAGAAATCAATCGGCGGCTTGCATCGGGGAGCTGCACGGTTTCGGAAGACATCCACAACGAGGTCGACCGAATCTTGATTCGCGAGGTGATGAAAGCGACCGGAAACAATCTCAGCGAAGCGAGTTTGCGTCTGGGGATCAGTCGTCCAACGCTTCGTAGTCGGATGAAGCACCTCAGGTTGAAACCAGAGTGACGGGTACCCTGAGTGATCGACGCCCTGAGGGACGGGCACCCTGAACAATGTGTTGGTTAGAATGGTCGCTTCTTCGAGATCTCTCCCCTTCCCCACCTCCTTCCACGGCCCACCTCATGCAGACCGCTTCCCGTTTCTCGTTGCCATACTTGGCATGGATGCTGGCCCCGTTCGCTTGTCTTGGATTTATCAGCACGGCGGCATTGGCCGACGACCAAGCGTCTTCGCCTTTGAAGAATGGACGCATTGTCATTGGTCCGGATTATCAGGTGGCACCCGAGTTGAAAGATCAGGGAGCGCCCAAGGGAAAACAATTTGAGTTCATGATGCCGTTGTCGGAAAGCAAGATTTTCGACGGCACGGATTCGACTTTGAATCCACGCAAGGACGTTCGCAAGGAACGCAAGATCGTGGTTTATGTGCCAGCGGCTTACCAAGACGGGACCGCGGCACCGTTCCTGGTCATGCATGATGGTCCGAGTCGTTTGAACTTGGTTCGAAACGCACTGGATAACATGACGATCTCAAAGGATCCGAGTCGTCGACTTCCCGCCTTCGTTGCGATTGCGGTTCAAAACGGAGGCAACGACAGCAAAGGCAGCCAACGTGGTTTGGAATACGACACGATGTCAGACCGGCTGGCTCGGTTCATTCAATTAGAGGTTCTGCCAGCCGTTGAGAACCATCCTGAGATTCGTGCAGCCTATCCAAACTTCAAGCTGACGGATGACCCGTGGGGGCGTGGCGTGATGGGATGCAGCAGCGGTGGTGCCGCGGCGCTGACGATGGGTTGGTTCCGCCCGGAATGGTTTCGCCGTTTGATCACGTATTCAGGAACGTTTGTGGATCAACAGGACGACGATGCTCCTGAGGAAGCTGAGTACCCGCTGGGGGCTTGGGAGTATCACTCGAGCATGAAGCTGATTGAAAACAGCGAGAAGAAACCGCTTCGCATTTTCACGCACGTTGCGGAGAACGACAATCGAGCGAACGACCCCGAGTCGACGTATCACAACTGGGTGATGGCGAACGAACGCACCGCCGACGCGCTGGAAGCGAAGGGCTACGAATATCGGTATGTGTTCTCGAAGGCGACCCGTCACTGCGATCGCAAGGTGTTCGAAGCCACCTTGGCCGATA of the Rhodopirellula baltica SH 1 genome contains:
- a CDS encoding two-component system sensor histidine kinase NtrB; translation: MFHSLPIAVIRNRLFLISFVIALAANLVLLGVAYANGSPWVGYLVMLVLLIALGGSRCCEIRPSKPVPPPDTMMLSQIERRRQRLESLGTLASGIAHDLNNLLTPILMSGKMLQRETPNLDRAALVDTIVSGASRGADLIAQLLTFARGGDGVPARIALSELLPEIVRILERTVGGEIEVVLDVQPDLPDVIGDETELSQVVMNLAINGRDAMDGAGRLSVRARSWELSGDRSFSYTVLPPGRYVMVSVTDTGRGMEDAIRDRIFEPFFSTKQRGQGTGLGLSTTIGIIKSHGGAIEVDSVLGEGTTINVILPIATS
- a CDS encoding alpha/beta hydrolase codes for the protein MQTASRFSLPYLAWMLAPFACLGFISTAALADDQASSPLKNGRIVIGPDYQVAPELKDQGAPKGKQFEFMMPLSESKIFDGTDSTLNPRKDVRKERKIVVYVPAAYQDGTAAPFLVMHDGPSRLNLVRNALDNMTISKDPSRRLPAFVAIAVQNGGNDSKGSQRGLEYDTMSDRLARFIQLEVLPAVENHPEIRAAYPNFKLTDDPWGRGVMGCSSGGAAALTMGWFRPEWFRRLITYSGTFVDQQDDDAPEEAEYPLGAWEYHSSMKLIENSEKKPLRIFTHVAENDNRANDPESTYHNWVMANERTADALEAKGYEYRYVFSKATRHCDRKVFEATLADTLAWMWYGYEADAE
- a CDS encoding sigma-54-dependent transcriptional regulator, giving the protein MNDCRTLLVVDDDPLILQCMQLCLPAPDYRVVTAVTAAKGLELFRETDPDAVLLDIQLPDQSGLALIHEFREMDRRVPVILMTGHGTAETAITAISGGAFEYITKPFEPDGILPLIDSALETSRMARRPAELPTDSGQPLDRSKATAADLILGSCPAMVDVFRSIGRVASRDAAVLILGETGTGKEVVARAIYQHSQRHDQVFHAINCAAIPEALLESELFGHERGSFTGADQRRIGKFEICNGGTLFLDEIGDMTPVMQTKLLRVLQEKEFERVGGSKPIKTDVRILAATNRDLESAMADGSFRSDLFYRLNEFTIELPPLRERGEDVARMAEHFFSLFADQLGKDFVSIAPETMQRLMAHSWPGNVRELQGIVKQTLLKASGPVIVPAFLPSGFGESSSPGNNVEISNGWESEVSKEINRRLASGSCTVSEDIHNEVDRILIREVMKATGNNLSEASLRLGISRPTLRSRMKHLRLKPE
- a CDS encoding PQQ-binding-like beta-propeller repeat protein; translation: MKTSSLRFGLLSVWLCCQVVGGSAATIADELDWANWRGPFQNGTSPETGLIDRFDPKGGSGSNVLWKSEIASGISTPIVMNGRVFTIVRDQPGTSQDAEKVIALDADSGDLLWENVYNVFLSDLPAERVGWSNVCGDPELDRVYALGACCLLQSIDATTGETAWSRSLSEEFGMLSTYGGRTNTPVIYENLVIISGVTTGWDATARPAHRFFAFDKQSGTLVWSVSTRPLPEDTTFSTPIIKVIGGQPVMVAGSGDGDVYGIQPRTGKILWHEPVSRRGINTSVAVDSEGNVYTTHGEENPEGTAMGAVVRIDATHASLESASAEVWRTEEIMCGKSSPLLVGDRLYVVEDSSRLRVLNRETGEEVCPPVKLGTAMRGSLLYADGKIYGCTSQGVFHVLKPTEEGIESVFKVRLPRGHEVGGSPIVSHGRIYLPTTGGLFCLENESDAGSNSVATVKVSSEAFEPELPVSDDPEIAQLQLIPAEAMVRPGEVISYEVVAFNSRGQRLELPLDGLTFEAEGAGAVGRDGVFQADGQMQHGAVTVNVRRGELLATSRVRVVPSLPWAFDFSDGEVPITWVGARYRHEARSVDGEPVIAKVSTIPKGTRSQAWFGPTDLHNYTITADVKAQSGTSKLPDMGVIAQRYVLDLMGESQKLQIRTWAAQLRMAQSVPVQWEAGVWYTLKLQASLEDGKAILKGKVWPREEAEPDAWTVTAIDEAPNRNGSPGLFGNATNAEYFIDNVNVREN
- a CDS encoding MFS transporter, which encodes MIPLSPSSTAPSPSKVTVAIVCFIAAIGFAFDIYELLMLPLILRPALQELGGISPGTPEFEYWRGMLFFVPAMVGGIFGLFGGYLTDLWGRRRVLTYSILLYAFAALASGFVTSIGMLLFLRCLVFVGVCVEFVAAVAWVAELFPNVKHREAALGYTQAFSSVGGLLVTAANYLAIQYASSLPEIAGGHEAWRYTVVSGVIPAIPLIMIRPFLPESPQWAAKKAAGTLQRPSIAALFAPNLRRTTIITTLMFACSYGAAFGALQQVPSIVPGLPQVRSQTDGLPVPAAKKIEQETAATVNGYQEIGGLLGRFALAALAVAIVSRRWLLRLFQWPGLVIVPLVFFFPARDNLDLLKWGILLCGFFTVAQFSFWGNYLPRAFPLHLRGTGESFAANIGGRMIGTSFAAVTAWLTTMLPSGSTAIAAACVVLFVYLAGSVLSFWLPEPLAEEA